In Patescibacteria group bacterium, one DNA window encodes the following:
- the gatA gene encoding Asp-tRNA(Asn)/Glu-tRNA(Gln) amidotransferase subunit GatA gives MDLTNLTIGRIHEGLLHKDFSAQELTKEYLERIKNKNPSLNAFLAITEKEALASAKEVDSQIAQGIPVNPLTGVPTAVKDVIITKGIKTTAGSKMLETYSPPYDATVIEKLKEEGYVLLGKTNCDEFAMGGSNENSGFGPVKNPWDQSRVPGGSSGGSAAAVAADLAPYALGSDTGGSIRQPASFCGVVGLRCTYGSVSRYGLIAMASSLDQIGVFSRTVEDAETVFNVIKGHDPRDATSISPPPLKVRGGGGSYDVRGLKIGIPQEYVGSHWDAEGIENGVKKRVQEAIAVLEKLGAEVKMISLPHAPQALATYYVIVPSEVSSNLARFDGIRFGGVKEIHTSAYFRDKAKRDDPRQSALIEWYEQQRSHGFGPESKRRIMIGTHALSSGYYDAYYKKAHHVRLLLREDFAKAYQDVDVIACPTSPTVAFKIGAKANDPLAMYLADIFTVAVNLTGLPGISLPCGFAPAPDDDTGSPLKKGETRRGGVELPVGLQLIGKHFDEPLLFRTGKAYQQATDHHLKTPPLS, from the coding sequence ATGGACTTAACAAATCTGACGATAGGGAGAATTCACGAGGGCCTTTTGCATAAAGATTTCTCTGCACAGGAACTCACAAAGGAATATCTTGAACGCATCAAAAACAAGAACCCTTCACTCAACGCGTTTCTCGCCATAACGGAGAAAGAAGCGCTTGCCTCGGCTAAAGAAGTAGACAGCCAGATCGCACAAGGGATTCCGGTGAATCCGCTCACGGGCGTGCCAACCGCGGTGAAAGACGTGATTATCACTAAGGGGATCAAGACGACCGCGGGGTCGAAAATGCTCGAGACCTATTCGCCTCCCTACGATGCCACGGTGATAGAAAAGCTGAAAGAAGAAGGATACGTCCTCCTCGGGAAAACCAATTGCGACGAATTTGCCATGGGCGGATCAAATGAAAACTCCGGGTTTGGGCCGGTGAAAAACCCTTGGGACCAATCGCGCGTGCCAGGCGGCTCATCCGGAGGATCTGCGGCGGCGGTCGCCGCAGATCTTGCGCCCTATGCGCTAGGGAGCGATACCGGAGGCTCCATCCGCCAACCCGCCTCATTCTGCGGGGTCGTGGGGCTGCGGTGCACCTACGGCAGCGTGTCGCGCTACGGCCTCATTGCTATGGCGTCGTCGCTTGATCAGATCGGTGTCTTTAGCCGCACCGTCGAAGACGCAGAAACGGTATTCAATGTTATCAAAGGGCATGACCCCCGCGACGCCACTTCAATAAGTCCTCCCCCTCTTAAGGTAAGAGGGGGCGGGGGGAGTTATGACGTGCGTGGCCTTAAAATCGGCATACCCCAAGAATACGTGGGGTCACACTGGGATGCAGAAGGTATTGAAAACGGGGTAAAGAAACGCGTGCAGGAAGCCATCGCCGTATTGGAAAAGCTCGGCGCAGAAGTAAAAATGATCTCTCTTCCCCATGCGCCCCAAGCGCTGGCAACCTACTATGTCATTGTGCCTTCAGAAGTGTCTTCCAACCTCGCGCGTTTTGATGGTATACGATTCGGGGGAGTTAAAGAAATACACACTTCCGCGTATTTCCGCGATAAAGCCAAGCGTGACGATCCGCGTCAATCCGCGTTGATTGAATGGTATGAGCAGCAGCGCTCTCACGGTTTTGGACCTGAATCCAAACGCCGCATCATGATCGGCACGCACGCGCTCTCCTCCGGTTATTACGACGCGTATTATAAAAAAGCCCACCACGTGCGCCTGCTCCTCCGGGAAGATTTCGCAAAAGCCTATCAAGACGTGGACGTCATCGCATGCCCCACCTCGCCTACGGTTGCATTTAAAATCGGCGCAAAAGCCAATGACCCGCTTGCAATGTACCTTGCCGACATTTTCACGGTAGCGGTGAACCTCACCGGCCTCCCTGGCATTTCCCTTCCCTGCGGCTTCGCACCCGCGCCTGACGACGATACAGGTTCTCCCCTTAAAAAGGGGGAGACTCGAAGAGGGGGTGTCGAGCTACCCGTAGGATTGCAGCTCATCGGCAAACATTTTGACGAGCCCTTGCTTTTCCGCACGGGCAAAGCCTATCAGCAAGCAACCGATCATCACCTAAAAACACCTCCACTCTCATAA
- a CDS encoding type II secretion system protein, which translates to MKKHKKHFIAPHPNYIHSTTGFTLVEAFFVMLIITVFTSLTLGYLQKVRQEARDVKRLADLGQVRAALELYAHPEGVYPLGKYLVIGSKAAQALDHRGWVASPEEPLYLLQAPFDPLTKTNPPCVRGVVQPCAYSYTNASSTDYSIRFYLEHGVPPLSAPGTYQLTSRGYRP; encoded by the coding sequence ATGAAAAAACATAAAAAACATTTTATTGCACCACACCCAAACTATATTCATAGTACAACTGGCTTCACGTTAGTTGAAGCTTTTTTTGTAATGCTCATTATCACAGTGTTCACCTCGCTTACGCTCGGATACCTCCAAAAGGTAAGGCAAGAAGCAAGAGACGTAAAACGCCTGGCTGACTTGGGCCAGGTGCGCGCCGCGCTCGAGCTGTATGCGCACCCAGAGGGCGTGTACCCGCTCGGGAAATATCTGGTCATCGGATCCAAAGCCGCGCAAGCGCTTGATCATCGCGGATGGGTTGCATCCCCGGAAGAACCTCTCTATCTTCTCCAAGCGCCCTTTGACCCCCTCACAAAAACAAATCCCCCTTGCGTGCGCGGCGTGGTGCAGCCGTGCGCTTACAGCTATACCAATGCGTCAAGCACCGACTACTCCATCCGCTTCTATCTGGAACACGGCGTACCGCCCTTGTCCGCACCGGGAACGTACCAATTGACATCAAGAGGATATAGGCCATAA
- the ligA gene encoding NAD-dependent DNA ligase LigA, whose translation MTKSEAKTRIEKLRKLIDENRYAYHVLDRPKVSDAVDDSLKHELARLEAQFPDLITPDSPTQRVGGEPLPAFAQVKHPQPILSINDAFTQEELQDWETRNEKLLGEKMKGYYGELKMDGLAIVLTYENGLFTRGATRGDGSVGEDVTQNLKTIESIPLRLTQIHADNTQINAERTSRPPLRVRGVQKDSVSLSEGELRIPNELHVRGEIVIEKKELERINRLQIKNGEKEFANPRNLAAGSIRQLDSKIAASRKMDFYAFEIITDLELHTHADVHKTLSAFGFKTNRNCEELQNLDAAESYIHAWETRRKSLPYQTDGVVLVVNDLVQQKRLGSIGKSERWMVAFKFPAEQATTKIKDIILQVGRTGVLTPVAILEPVRVAGTTVSRATLHNADQIKRLGVKIGDTVVIEKAGDIIPAVVSTFPQLRTGKEREFHMPKKCPVCGGMVAQKAELVALYCTNPDCPAKHREGLYHFVARRAFDIEGLGIKIIDLLYDQGLIKDASDLFTLEARDLEGLEGFAELKANKIVASIQSKKHIEFARFLYALGILHVGEETAQDIAHVIESRNTPPISPLKRGEIERGVYSSQILEELQRLTADDWSSIKDIGPVVAKSLHIYFHTKQNLDLLRNLFKNGVTITLSQTLSALPFAGKSFVLTGTLSSLSRDDAKERIRALGGEVSESISKKTSYVIIGENPGSKADKAKKLNVPQLDELSFLTLLKKAL comes from the coding sequence ATGACCAAATCCGAAGCTAAAACCCGCATCGAAAAACTCCGGAAACTCATTGACGAAAACCGATACGCCTACCACGTGCTCGACCGCCCAAAAGTTTCTGATGCAGTCGATGATTCGTTGAAACACGAACTGGCGCGACTGGAGGCGCAGTTTCCCGATCTCATTACCCCAGACTCGCCCACCCAGCGCGTGGGCGGCGAGCCCTTGCCCGCCTTTGCCCAGGTGAAGCATCCCCAGCCTATTCTCTCCATCAACGATGCATTCACGCAGGAGGAGCTTCAGGATTGGGAAACACGCAATGAAAAACTCTTAGGTGAAAAAATGAAAGGATATTATGGAGAATTAAAAATGGACGGCTTGGCGATCGTGCTTACGTATGAAAACGGATTATTCACGCGGGGCGCCACGCGCGGCGATGGATCGGTCGGCGAAGACGTCACGCAGAATCTAAAGACAATTGAGAGCATCCCCCTCCGCCTGACGCAGATACACGCAGATAACACGCAGATCAACGCTGAGAGAACATCACGTCCCCCTCTTAGGGTAAGAGGGGTTCAGAAAGACTCAGTGAGTCTTTCTGAGGGGGAGTTACGAATTCCAAATGAACTCCATGTCCGCGGTGAAATTGTGATAGAAAAAAAGGAGCTGGAACGTATTAACCGCCTTCAGATAAAAAACGGAGAAAAGGAATTTGCCAATCCCCGCAACCTTGCCGCAGGCTCCATTCGCCAGCTTGATTCAAAAATCGCCGCTTCGAGAAAGATGGATTTCTACGCGTTTGAAATCATTACTGATTTAGAGCTTCACACGCATGCCGACGTGCATAAAACGCTCTCGGCATTCGGCTTCAAGACAAACCGCAATTGTGAAGAGTTGCAGAATTTGGACGCAGCAGAATCCTACATCCACGCATGGGAGACGAGACGGAAAAGCCTCCCCTATCAGACCGACGGCGTGGTGCTGGTGGTCAATGACCTTGTCCAGCAAAAACGATTAGGCTCGATAGGAAAGTCAGAACGCTGGATGGTGGCGTTTAAATTCCCCGCAGAACAGGCAACCACCAAAATTAAAGATATTATCCTCCAAGTCGGCCGCACCGGCGTGCTCACGCCCGTGGCAATCTTGGAACCGGTGCGCGTCGCCGGCACCACGGTGTCGCGCGCCACGCTCCACAACGCCGACCAGATCAAACGTCTGGGAGTGAAAATCGGCGACACGGTCGTTATAGAAAAAGCGGGCGATATCATCCCCGCAGTCGTGAGCACATTTCCCCAATTGCGCACGGGTAAAGAGCGAGAATTTCACATGCCAAAGAAGTGCCCTGTCTGTGGCGGTATGGTGGCGCAAAAGGCTGAGCTGGTGGCACTCTATTGCACCAATCCAGACTGCCCTGCCAAACACCGCGAGGGCCTGTATCATTTCGTCGCAAGGCGCGCGTTTGATATCGAGGGCTTGGGAATCAAAATCATCGATCTCCTCTATGACCAAGGCTTGATTAAAGACGCATCCGACCTCTTTACGCTGGAAGCGCGGGATTTAGAAGGCTTGGAAGGTTTTGCTGAACTGAAAGCGAATAAAATCGTGGCATCGATTCAGAGCAAGAAACATATAGAATTTGCGCGCTTCTTGTACGCGCTCGGTATTCTCCACGTCGGCGAAGAGACGGCACAGGACATTGCGCATGTGATAGAATCAAGAAACACGCCGCCGATCTCCCCCTTAAAAAGGGGGGAGATAGAGAGGGGGGTGTATTCATCGCAAATACTCGAGGAGCTTCAACGCTTGACCGCAGACGACTGGTCTTCTATCAAAGACATCGGTCCCGTGGTTGCCAAGAGCCTCCATATATACTTCCACACGAAACAGAACCTTGACCTTCTTCGTAATTTATTTAAAAATGGAGTAACGATTACGCTCTCTCAAACCCTGTCCGCGCTTCCCTTTGCAGGCAAATCCTTTGTGCTCACCGGCACGCTCTCTTCATTAAGCAGAGACGACGCCAAGGAGCGCATCCGCGCTCTAGGCGGTGAAGTATCAGAATCAATCTCCAAAAAAACATCTTACGTAATCATCGGCGAAAATCCAGGATCAAAGGCTGATAAAGCAAAAAAGCTCAATGTACCACAACTTGATGAACTCTCCTTTCTAACACTCCTCAAAAAAGCACTCTGA
- a CDS encoding TIM barrel protein, which yields MPEQESPFKEQERELPSQEQREQVFRNITLPMVFPELTGWDLKLTALFLQKFRSELQNLGIPDVQMEYVLGNRLLKREESLDDLEKYLKGYVRAVHCAIPRAEMEPTLASKLKHNLTSPHTLFFPSWGAQGTLTNKGRLGAGLEAAQRMGAYIIVVHAAEFAHPLKDEKNPEEHVHALIDALSDARGKIAPEVTVSVETQGSEIAHFPREKFKFVYNPSNLAELLGDAQKQNIGLTFDFQHCRIQGLDPARVLMQIHEQYPGLVQHAHINAPSPHFEDAHQSFAETADPELKHQLQQFLFALADTDFNGGLVPEVDPHGTVATHIRNLVRRKIIYPARGTPYDVRTHGFEEERQYLQDIIVEIHSLLEL from the coding sequence ATGCCAGAACAGGAATCGCCATTCAAAGAACAAGAGCGAGAACTCCCTTCCCAAGAACAGCGAGAACAAGTGTTTCGTAATATTACCTTGCCCATGGTGTTCCCAGAACTCACCGGCTGGGATCTCAAGCTTACCGCACTGTTTCTCCAAAAATTCCGTTCAGAATTACAAAACCTTGGCATACCCGACGTACAAATGGAATATGTGCTGGGCAACCGCCTCCTCAAGCGGGAAGAATCCTTGGACGACCTTGAAAAATACCTTAAGGGATACGTGCGCGCGGTACACTGCGCCATCCCGCGTGCGGAAATGGAACCAACCCTGGCAAGTAAACTCAAACATAATCTCACATCCCCCCACACTTTATTCTTCCCCTCATGGGGCGCACAAGGAACATTAACAAATAAGGGACGCCTTGGGGCGGGATTAGAGGCTGCCCAAAGAATGGGAGCGTATATCATTGTCGTTCATGCCGCAGAATTTGCACACCCACTTAAAGATGAAAAGAATCCCGAGGAACACGTACACGCTCTCATTGACGCGCTGTCAGACGCACGGGGCAAAATTGCGCCAGAGGTGACAGTATCTGTGGAAACTCAAGGGAGTGAAATAGCGCATTTTCCCCGTGAAAAATTTAAATTTGTGTATAATCCATCAAATCTGGCAGAATTGTTAGGAGACGCGCAAAAGCAAAATATTGGGTTGACGTTTGATTTCCAGCATTGCCGCATACAAGGACTCGATCCCGCCAGAGTGTTAATGCAGATCCATGAACAATATCCTGGACTCGTTCAACATGCGCATATCAACGCCCCGTCCCCACACTTTGAAGACGCGCACCAGAGTTTCGCAGAAACCGCTGATCCAGAGTTAAAACACCAACTCCAGCAGTTCCTCTTTGCGCTCGCGGATACAGACTTCAATGGCGGACTCGTACCAGAGGTAGATCCTCACGGCACCGTGGCGACCCATATAAGAAATCTGGTCAGAAGAAAAATTATTTACCCCGCACGTGGAACTCCGTATGACGTCCGCACGCACGGTTTTGAAGAAGAACGGCAATATCTGCAAGATATTATCGTAGAAATACATTCCCTGCTCGAGCTGTAG
- a CDS encoding YjbQ family protein: MKTYTTYLTYQTKKKIEIVNITQEIVKAVQQSKIQEGLCLVNAMHITSSVFINDEEQGLKEDFITWLEELAPYDPDRYQHNLTGEDNAHAQKYNIQDGGGCLSSVIMV, from the coding sequence ATGAAGACCTATACAACCTATCTGACATATCAAACGAAGAAAAAAATAGAGATCGTGAATATTACACAGGAGATTGTAAAAGCGGTACAACAATCAAAAATACAAGAAGGCCTATGCCTCGTGAACGCCATGCATATCACTTCCTCCGTCTTTATCAACGATGAAGAACAGGGCCTGAAGGAAGACTTTATAACATGGCTTGAGGAGTTGGCTCCTTACGACCCTGACCGCTACCAACATAACCTTACCGGAGAAGATAATGCCCACGCCCAGAAATACAACATCCAAGATGGAGGCGGCTGTCTTAGTTCAGTAATCATGGTATGA
- a CDS encoding TIM barrel protein yields MSDSTFYELNIPPLAQRQKIYEHLIIPILTPGIVGGNLSLTSAFVTEAQKKYKEKGIARAKIELGLGTDLFRRREPLEEYARLFKGKVHSVHLPIAAHEWGSSLEDRLIKLVTHPPAVFIPAEYKTPAAAQQGRLTVGLAAAQAVDAKLIVLHASELAFHLAAHVGLERTFADIMEKIIAVRDAIAPYVIICMEHQGHQMNGIPRENYPYVYDPLALADALSPWQNRHIGMTFDFQHYRINTHGGSTPSTILRQIFHRHPRVIKHVHINRSPIPHLDQHKSIADADDETWKSEMSAFLLCLAEMNYEGAILPEVNPPGTLFRYVRILLRRKNRVLLHIPFTSREFTAEIVMLTRLVDAYRTFLDVPQIMMSQ; encoded by the coding sequence ATGAGTGACTCTACGTTCTACGAACTAAACATTCCTCCTCTCGCTCAACGCCAAAAAATTTACGAACATCTCATCATACCCATTCTCACCCCCGGCATAGTCGGGGGCAATCTTTCCCTGACCTCCGCGTTCGTGACGGAAGCGCAAAAGAAATATAAGGAAAAAGGCATTGCGCGCGCGAAAATTGAACTGGGGCTGGGAACGGATCTTTTCCGGCGCCGGGAACCGCTGGAAGAATACGCGCGCCTCTTCAAAGGCAAGGTGCATTCCGTGCATCTTCCCATCGCGGCGCATGAATGGGGGTCTTCCTTGGAAGACAGGCTTATTAAGCTGGTAACCCATCCCCCTGCCGTGTTCATTCCCGCTGAATATAAGACGCCCGCCGCCGCGCAACAAGGGCGGCTTACCGTAGGACTGGCCGCGGCACAGGCGGTGGACGCGAAACTCATCGTCCTGCACGCGAGCGAGCTTGCTTTTCATCTTGCGGCACATGTAGGATTGGAGAGGACATTTGCGGATATTATGGAAAAAATCATCGCCGTCCGCGATGCAATCGCCCCATACGTGATCATCTGCATGGAACATCAGGGCCATCAGATGAATGGCATTCCTAGAGAAAATTATCCTTATGTCTATGATCCTCTCGCGCTTGCCGATGCGCTCTCGCCCTGGCAAAACCGCCATATCGGCATGACGTTTGATTTCCAGCACTATCGGATTAATACGCACGGAGGGTCAACTCCGTCAACGATCCTTAGGCAAATCTTCCACCGCCACCCTCGCGTCATTAAACACGTGCACATCAACCGGTCCCCGATCCCTCATCTGGACCAGCATAAAAGCATCGCGGACGCGGACGATGAAACATGGAAGAGCGAAATGAGCGCATTTCTCCTCTGCCTTGCGGAAATGAATTACGAAGGTGCAATTTTGCCGGAAGTGAATCCGCCGGGAACATTATTCCGCTATGTAAGGATCCTCTTGCGAAGAAAAAACCGCGTATTGCTTCATATTCCTTTTACCTCAAGGGAATTTACAGCGGAGATAGTGATGCTTACGCGGCTCGTGGACGCCTACCGCACATTTCTTGATGTACCGCAAATCATGATGTCACAATGA
- the gatC gene encoding Asp-tRNA(Asn)/Glu-tRNA(Gln) amidotransferase subunit GatC encodes MSLNAEEIQHIARLARLKLSDAELERYRPQLEGILDYVGQIQQVADSAKTPSSSLSINTNVTRTDEVTCIPGETAREKFLSPSAMRDGEFLKVPGVFET; translated from the coding sequence ATGTCCCTCAACGCTGAAGAGATACAACACATCGCCCGCCTCGCGCGGCTGAAACTGTCTGATGCCGAACTTGAGCGCTACCGGCCGCAACTTGAAGGTATTCTTGATTATGTGGGACAAATTCAACAGGTGGCTGACAGCGCCAAAACGCCTTCTTCTTCCCTATCAATAAATACAAATGTTACACGCACTGACGAGGTTACTTGCATTCCAGGCGAAACCGCCCGCGAGAAATTCTTATCACCATCCGCGATGCGCGACGGAGAATTCCTCAAGGTGCCCGGCGTTTTTGAAACCTAA